In one Amaranthus tricolor cultivar Red isolate AtriRed21 chromosome 8, ASM2621246v1, whole genome shotgun sequence genomic region, the following are encoded:
- the LOC130821616 gene encoding LOB domain-containing protein 6-like, protein MPPTCASCKFLRRKCTQDCVFAPYFPPDQPNKFLNVHKVYGASNVAKLLKELNPSEREDAVNSLACEAEMRLIDPIYGCVGVVSALEQQLQSIQSNVTLARKQLSSYIGPAGVTSFLNQFSQAYLAAASSSSSVNQQSNMDLGPRQCLSSGPMMGSPTGVVASPGAVSPHVRIGQPLVIIGPQNQQQSIDAHRSAAKQEQDVMMRNWEHQQVIRLGGGSGSGSVSVSGSVCGGYEGRMIVDSSSDGGDGGGRGRGGGGGGEYSQVGSTLANAQPSLAVGAFAIDPMAYNNQIQQHEKHEQQHQHHQQHEQQHQHHQQHEQQHQHHQQHEHQLVESLEFLLRQQSATTQPHQGHVDQLGERIRLHEQNQQLLQQQQHHSTSNSNSNSNNNDHEEDGAVETC, encoded by the coding sequence ATGCCACCTACATGTGCATCGTGCAAATTTCTAAGGAGAAAATGCACACAAGATTGTGTATTTGCACCATATTTCCCCCCAGATCAACCTAATAAGTTCTTGAATGTTCATAAGGTGTATGGTGCTAGTAATGTTGCGAAGCTATTGAAGGAGTTGAACCCAAGTGAAAGGGAAGATGCAGTGAATTCGTTAGCATGCGAGGCGGAAATGAGGTTAATTGATCCAATTTATGGTTGTGTAGGGGTTGTTTCTGCTTTAGAACAACAATTGCAATCAATTCAGAGTAATGTCACACTTGCTAGGAAACAATTAAGTTCTTATATTGGACCTGCTGGAGTAACGTCTTTTTTGAATCAATTTAGTCAGGCTTATCTTGCTGCTGCATCTTCTTCTAGTTCTGTAAATCAACAGAGTAATATGGACTTGGGTCCGCGTCAGTGTCTGAGTTCGGGTCCAATGATGGGTAGTCCTACTGGTGTTGTTGCGAGCCCGGGTGCAGTCTCACCTCATGTTCGTATTGGGCAACCGTTGGTGATTATAGGTCCACAAAATCAACAACAGTCCATTGATGCCCACCGATCAGCTGCTAAACAAGAGCAAGATGTGATGATGAGAAACTGGGAACATCAACAGGTTATTAGGCTTGGTGGTGGCAGTGGCAGTGGCAGTGTCAGTGTCAGTGGCAGTGTCTGTGGCGGGTATGAAGGCAGAATGATTGTTGATAGTAGTAGTGACGGGGGTGACGGTGGGGGTAGGGGTAGGGGTGGGGGTGGGGGTGGCGAGTATAGTCAAGTGGGGTCCACTTTAGCTAATGCACAACCATCATTGGCTGTTGGTGCATTTGCGATTGATCCTATGGCTTACAATAATCAGATTCAACAACATGAGAAACATGAGCAACAACATCAACATCACCAGCAACATGAGCAACAACATCAACATCACCAGCAACATGAGCAACAACATCAACACCACCAGCAACATGAGCATCAATTAGTTGAATCATTAGAGTTTTTATTACGACAACAGTCTGCTACAACTCAACCACACCAAGGACATGTAGATCAATTGGGTGAAAGAATTAGACTACATGAACAAAATCAGCAACTTCTCCAACAGCAGCAACACCACAGCACCAGCAACAGCAACAGCAACAGCAACAACAATGATCATGAAGAGGATGGAGCTGTTGAAACTTGTTAA
- the LOC130821617 gene encoding pentatricopeptide repeat-containing protein At5g46100-like has protein sequence MKLQGLKPDVALYNKIINGFVDLNKFQEAANFLDEMVLAGISPNRLTWSTHIKVHNVVIQGLSESDLNRAFYLYLSMRTRGLTVEPEVFHSLVKDEEIWKAILRGFLDQKKTLESIENFHMQLAQTINELQKLS, from the exons ATGAAACTTCAAGGCCTGAAACCAGATGTGGCACTTTATAATAAGATCATTAATGGTTTCGTTGACTTGAATAAGTTTCAAGAGGCTGCCAACTTTCTTGATGAAATGGTTCTTGCTGGAATTTCACCCAATAGATTAACTTGGAGCACTCATATTAAAGTGCATAATGTTGTCATACAAGGACTTTCTGAGAGTGATCTTAACCGGGCTTTTTATTTGTATCTGAGTATGAGAACCAGGGGCCTTACGGTTGAACCTGAAGTTTTTCACTCCCTTGTCAAAG ATGAGGAGATATGGAAGGCTATATTGCGAGGTTTTCTTGATCAAAAAAAGACTTTGGAATCTATTGAAAACTTTCATATGCAGTTGGCACAGACTATTAATGAGCTTCAAAAGTTGTCTTAA